A genomic region of Cannabis sativa cultivar Pink pepper isolate KNU-18-1 chromosome 1, ASM2916894v1, whole genome shotgun sequence contains the following coding sequences:
- the LOC115708122 gene encoding mediator of RNA polymerase II transcription subunit 15a isoform X2, which produces MDTNNWRPIQGGEPTMDTTDWRTQFQHDWRQRVVNKIMDTLKKHLPFSGQEGLLELKKIAERFEEKIYSTATSQTDYLRKISLKMLTMEPKSQNNNIPNPLPSNPVNSRPTDPGYFEDLSYIWSHLDLKRR; this is translated from the exons ATGGACACCAATAATTGGAGACCTATCCAAGGTGGGGAACCCACGATGGACACCACAGATTGGAGAACTCAATTTCAGCACGATTGGAGACAACGCGTTGTCAACAAGAT AATGGATACATTGAAGAAGCATCTCCCTTTCTCTGGCCAAGAAGGGTTGCTTGAACTGAAGAAAATTGCTGAAAGGTTTGAAGAAAAGATTTACAGCACCGCCACAAGCCAG ACTGATTATTTACGGAAGATTTCACTGAAGATGCTGACAATGGAGCCTAAGTCCCAGAACAATAATATACCCAACCCGTTGCCATCCAACCCTGTTAATAGCAGACCCACAGATCCAG gtTATTTTGAAGACTTATCATACATTTGGAGTCATTTGGACTTGAAGAGACGTTAG
- the LOC115708122 gene encoding mediator of RNA polymerase II transcription subunit 15a isoform X1: MDTNNWRPIQGGEPTMDTTDWRTQFQHDWRQRVVNKIMDTLKKHLPFSGQEGLLELKKIAERFEEKIYSTATSQTDYLRKISLKMLTMEPKSQNNNIPNPLPSNPVNSRPTDPGRQYILKCGPKNSVLYGIQNIYIFESHIDVINIANLCINIIKLIL; the protein is encoded by the exons ATGGACACCAATAATTGGAGACCTATCCAAGGTGGGGAACCCACGATGGACACCACAGATTGGAGAACTCAATTTCAGCACGATTGGAGACAACGCGTTGTCAACAAGAT AATGGATACATTGAAGAAGCATCTCCCTTTCTCTGGCCAAGAAGGGTTGCTTGAACTGAAGAAAATTGCTGAAAGGTTTGAAGAAAAGATTTACAGCACCGCCACAAGCCAG ACTGATTATTTACGGAAGATTTCACTGAAGATGCTGACAATGGAGCCTAAGTCCCAGAACAATAATATACCCAACCCGTTGCCATCCAACCCTGTTAATAGCAGACCCACAGATCCAGGTAGGCAATACATTCTTAAGTGCGGACCAAAAAACAGTGTTCTTTATggtatacaaaatatatatatatttgaatcaCATATAGATGTAATAAATATAGCtaatttatgtattaatataattaaattgattctttaa